The Flavobacterium commune genome contains a region encoding:
- a CDS encoding T9SS type B sorting domain-containing protein has product MKKNLLLFVFVCLANMLFSTSAFAQTAPPTPNPAFLYYCLNEAAVPLNATPSGGGTLRWYTVATGGTFSSTAPTPPTNVAATGSTPLIYYVTQVIGGVESTPRTPITVYVDQKLNLFCDVRTTNSIRFDFANTGQSSYNYSYTVDGGLPITGTHNAPSNFTVSGLNEGQTVVFTLTAVGAKACVTQETASCSTRCSATITTPNFTQIPPICQGDTPPILPATSNNGITGTWSPSVINTATSGTVTYSFTPNSTSFPCANPQTMNITVLPRQTPTFNSIPLTVCQNAIAPILPSNSNNTTPVSGTWSPSTVDTSVLGTVTYTFTPNPGQCVVATPTTATISIIPNVVSPGFTPIAPICIGSTPPTLNTTSPSGVTGIWSPLVINTNSLGTTTYTFTPNPNQCANPQPLSVTIIPKTVTNFAQIAPFCAGDPAPILATTSPNGVSGTWFPANVDNFASASYLFTPNTNECATTQTMNITVNQPISPGFSDFSICSGSTPPILDTTSPSGVTGTWDPPTVDEFNSDSYTFTPDIGQCATQQTIDVTVLPSNVLVDFTWTVTEAFAENQKVTVTAINPGGDYLYQLDDGPFQSSNVFEYVASGTHSITVADQTGCSAPITKTDVMVVNYPKYFTPNNDGYNDSWNISELSSQPYAYIRIFDRYGKFLKQISPNGTGWNGTYNGYYMPADDYWFVIHYLENNIVKEFKSHFSLKR; this is encoded by the coding sequence ATGAAAAAGAATCTACTTTTATTTGTCTTTGTTTGTCTGGCTAATATGTTATTTAGTACTAGTGCTTTTGCACAAACTGCTCCACCTACACCAAATCCAGCCTTTTTATATTATTGTTTAAACGAAGCAGCTGTACCTTTAAACGCAACTCCTTCTGGAGGAGGAACTTTAAGATGGTACACAGTTGCAACAGGTGGGACTTTTTCTAGTACTGCTCCAACACCACCAACCAATGTTGCTGCAACAGGAAGTACCCCGCTAATTTATTATGTGACTCAAGTCATTGGAGGGGTTGAGAGTACTCCGCGAACTCCAATAACAGTATATGTTGATCAAAAATTAAATTTGTTTTGTGATGTAAGAACTACAAATTCTATTAGATTTGATTTTGCTAATACAGGACAAAGTAGTTACAATTATAGTTATACTGTTGATGGAGGATTACCTATAACAGGTACACATAATGCTCCAAGTAATTTTACGGTTTCTGGATTAAATGAAGGTCAAACAGTAGTCTTTACACTAACTGCTGTAGGGGCAAAGGCTTGTGTAACTCAAGAGACTGCAAGTTGTTCAACTAGATGTTCAGCAACTATAACGACCCCTAATTTTACCCAAATACCACCTATTTGTCAAGGAGATACACCTCCAATATTACCAGCAACTTCAAATAACGGTATAACTGGAACTTGGTCTCCATCTGTGATTAATACTGCAACTTCTGGAACTGTTACTTATAGTTTTACTCCTAATTCTACTAGCTTTCCTTGTGCGAATCCTCAAACAATGAATATTACTGTGCTTCCAAGACAGACTCCAACATTTAATTCCATTCCTTTAACGGTATGTCAAAATGCGATAGCTCCTATTTTACCTTCAAATTCAAATAATACGACTCCGGTTTCTGGAACCTGGAGTCCTAGTACAGTCGATACTTCTGTTTTAGGAACTGTTACTTATACTTTTACGCCAAATCCCGGACAATGTGTTGTGGCTACTCCTACAACAGCTACAATTTCAATTATACCAAATGTTGTAAGTCCTGGTTTTACACCCATCGCTCCAATATGTATTGGAAGTACTCCACCTACTTTAAATACTACTTCTCCATCAGGAGTAACAGGAATCTGGTCTCCTTTAGTGATTAATACTAATTCTTTAGGTACAACAACTTATACATTTACTCCAAATCCGAATCAATGTGCCAATCCGCAACCTTTAAGTGTGACTATAATTCCTAAAACAGTAACAAATTTTGCCCAGATTGCTCCTTTTTGTGCAGGAGATCCAGCACCAATATTAGCTACGACATCACCTAACGGGGTTTCAGGAACTTGGTTTCCTGCTAATGTAGATAATTTTGCGAGTGCTTCTTATTTATTTACTCCAAATACTAATGAATGTGCCACAACACAAACAATGAACATAACGGTAAACCAGCCAATTAGCCCTGGTTTTAGCGATTTTTCTATCTGTTCAGGAAGTACTCCGCCAATATTAGATACAACTTCTCCTAGTGGTGTTACAGGAACTTGGGATCCGCCTACGGTTGATGAATTTAATAGTGATTCCTATACTTTTACTCCTGATATCGGTCAATGTGCCACTCAACAAACAATTGATGTAACAGTTTTGCCAAGTAATGTCTTAGTCGATTTTACCTGGACAGTTACTGAAGCTTTTGCCGAGAATCAAAAAGTGACAGTTACTGCAATTAATCCGGGAGGCGATTATCTTTATCAATTGGATGATGGTCCTTTTCAATCGAGTAATGTTTTTGAATATGTAGCTTCGGGTACGCATTCGATAACAGTTGCTGACCAAACAGGATGTAGTGCACCTATTACTAAAACAGATGTTATGGTGGTGAATTATCCAAAATATTTCACCCCTAACAATGATGGTTATAATGATTCGTGGAACATATCCGAATTGAGTTCGCAGCCTTATGCTTACATTCGAATATTTGACCGTTATGGTAAATTTTTAAAACAAATAAGTCCTAATGGAACGGGCTGGAACGGAACTTATAATGGTTATTACATGCCGGCCGATGATTACTGGTTTGTAATTCATTATCTTGAAAATAATATTGTAAAAGAGTTCAAATCTCATTTTTCATTGAAGAGATAA
- a CDS encoding chemotaxis protein CheB, with amino-acid sequence MKPELIVIGGSAGAFDAILSILNHLDKSINVPIVIVLHRLKNTNSSFEDILQRNTHYSVKEIEDKEKIEKGFIYTAPADYHLLLEEDLCFSLDVSETVNFSRPSIDVTFESFSNILKEKCCAILLSGSNHDGANGLKIIAQNNGTTIIQDCDEAEFAIMPKAAKNICNQHQELNTTNIINTLNNEFC; translated from the coding sequence ATGAAACCGGAGTTAATTGTAATAGGTGGTTCGGCGGGAGCTTTTGATGCCATTTTGTCTATTTTAAATCATTTAGACAAAAGCATCAACGTACCTATTGTTATTGTTTTGCATCGGTTAAAAAATACAAATTCTTCATTTGAGGATATTTTGCAAAGAAATACGCACTATTCGGTCAAAGAAATTGAAGACAAGGAAAAAATAGAAAAAGGATTTATTTATACAGCACCAGCCGATTATCATTTACTCTTAGAAGAAGATCTTTGTTTTTCGCTGGATGTATCAGAAACAGTCAATTTTAGTCGCCCTTCAATTGATGTGACATTTGAGTCATTTTCGAACATATTAAAAGAGAAATGTTGCGCCATCTTATTATCAGGATCTAACCATGATGGTGCAAATGGCTTAAAAATAATTGCCCAAAACAACGGAACAACAATCATTCAGGATTGTGACGAAGCCGAATTTGCCATTATGCCAAAAGCAGCAAAAAACATTTGTAATCAACATCAGGAATTAAATACCACAAACATCATAAATACATTGAATAATGAATTCTGTTAA
- a CDS encoding hybrid sensor histidine kinase/response regulator, with the protein MNSVKKHTLLLIDDKPANLIALKSILESPDREIICCNSGNEGLQILLKEKISLILVDVQMPEMDGYEFVEITKQHPNTANIPTLFVTAISNEEKYINKAYELGAIDFLFKPLNIEITRNKVESFLKIWDYDQELKRLNEKLVAKNGELEQFANIIAHDLKTPLNNIKSLVEFIEEEHLLDLKEEATDLFEMVKSSAMTMSKLIDDLLYYSKNVENNEGKESINILSEVNAVLKLINPGNNIQITKENLNHTIRFQSVAFKQIIQNLLSNAIKYNDKEMTEIRISYNDALQQIAVTDNGPGIPESQAEKIFQMFYTLGQSSRGDSGTGIGLNLVRKLAERNDAKVSINSQFKRGSEFILSALESA; encoded by the coding sequence ATGAATTCTGTTAAAAAGCATACCTTATTATTAATAGACGATAAACCTGCCAATCTAATTGCATTAAAAAGTATTCTGGAAAGTCCAGACAGAGAAATAATATGCTGTAATTCGGGAAACGAAGGACTACAAATACTTTTGAAAGAAAAGATTTCGCTTATTTTGGTCGATGTTCAAATGCCCGAGATGGACGGCTATGAATTTGTAGAAATAACAAAACAGCATCCAAATACGGCTAATATTCCAACCCTTTTTGTAACCGCCATAAGCAACGAAGAAAAATACATAAATAAAGCTTATGAATTAGGCGCAATTGATTTTCTATTCAAACCCTTAAACATTGAAATCACGAGGAATAAAGTAGAATCTTTCTTGAAAATATGGGATTACGATCAGGAATTAAAGAGATTGAACGAAAAATTAGTAGCTAAAAATGGTGAGTTAGAACAATTTGCCAATATCATTGCTCATGATTTAAAAACACCTTTAAACAACATTAAATCCCTGGTTGAATTCATCGAAGAAGAACATCTGTTGGACTTAAAAGAAGAAGCTACCGACTTATTTGAGATGGTAAAATCATCTGCTATGACTATGTCTAAACTAATTGATGACTTATTGTATTATTCCAAAAATGTTGAAAACAACGAAGGAAAAGAAAGCATTAATATCCTTAGCGAGGTCAACGCAGTCCTAAAATTAATTAATCCCGGCAATAACATCCAAATTACAAAAGAAAACCTGAATCACACTATTCGTTTTCAATCGGTAGCATTCAAGCAAATTATTCAAAATTTATTATCGAACGCCATAAAATACAATGATAAAGAAATGACCGAGATACGCATTTCGTACAATGATGCACTACAACAAATAGCAGTAACAGACAATGGCCCCGGAATTCCAGAAAGTCAGGCAGAAAAAATATTTCAAATGTTTTATACTCTGGGACAATCCTCAAGAGGAGATTCGGGAACAGGAATAGGATTGAATTTAGTTCGAAAACTAGCAGAAAGAAACGATGCGAAAGTCTCTATCAACAGCCAATTTAAACGTGGTTCTGAATTTATCCTCTCAGCATTAGAATCAGCATAA
- the mdh gene encoding malate dehydrogenase: protein MKVTIVGAGNVGATCADVISYRGIASEVVLLDIKEGFAEGKALDIMQCATDTGFNTRVIGVTNDYSKTANSDVVVVTSGIPRKPGMTREELIGINAGIVKSVVENILKYSPDTIIVMVSNPMDTMTYLALKSTGLPKNRIIGMGGILDSSRFRTYLSLALDKPANDVSGMVIGGHGDTTMIPLTRLASYNGIPVSQFLSEEVLQKVAADTMVGGATLTGLLGTSAWYAPGASVAFLVDSILNDQKRMIACSVYVEGEYGQSDICIGVPCIIGKNGVEEILDIQLNDKEKALFAKSADAVRAMNDALKTILA from the coding sequence ATGAAAGTTACTATTGTAGGAGCAGGAAACGTAGGAGCAACCTGTGCAGATGTTATTTCTTATAGAGGAATTGCCAGTGAAGTAGTATTGTTAGATATCAAAGAAGGTTTTGCCGAAGGGAAAGCTTTGGATATTATGCAATGTGCTACCGATACAGGATTTAATACCCGAGTGATAGGAGTTACTAATGATTATTCAAAAACTGCCAACAGTGATGTGGTGGTGGTGACTTCAGGGATTCCCAGAAAACCAGGGATGACTCGCGAGGAATTGATAGGAATTAATGCTGGAATAGTAAAATCGGTAGTTGAAAATATTTTAAAATATTCTCCGGATACTATAATTGTTATGGTTTCGAATCCAATGGATACAATGACTTATTTGGCGTTGAAATCTACTGGTTTGCCAAAAAACAGGATTATTGGAATGGGAGGAATTTTAGATAGTTCCCGTTTTAGAACCTATTTATCTTTGGCTTTAGATAAACCGGCAAATGATGTATCGGGGATGGTTATTGGAGGTCATGGTGATACCACGATGATTCCGTTAACGCGTTTGGCTTCTTATAATGGAATTCCTGTTTCACAGTTTCTGTCAGAAGAGGTGTTGCAAAAAGTAGCTGCTGACACCATGGTAGGAGGGGCAACGCTTACAGGGCTTTTAGGAACATCAGCCTGGTATGCGCCTGGAGCTTCGGTAGCTTTTTTGGTTGATAGTATTTTGAATGATCAAAAAAGAATGATTGCTTGTTCTGTTTATGTTGAAGGGGAGTATGGTCAGAGTGATATTTGTATCGGGGTGCCTTGTATCATTGGAAAAAATGGAGTAGAAGAGATTTTGGATATTCAATTAAATGATAAGGAAAAAGCATTGTTTGCAAAAAGTGCTGATGCAGTTAGAGCAATGAATGATGCTTTGAAGACTATTTTAGCTTAA
- a CDS encoding CheR family methyltransferase → MITLNELDELLYTIKRQFDYDFSDYSKASMLRRINRFMAINNMKNTVDLKFELINNPSIFQDFINEIVVNVSEFFRDPSFFKSLQQKVFPYLESYPKINIWSAGCSFGEETYSLNILLKENNLYAKSRIYATDISTNAIERSRKGIYDNSNFKDYVKNYYECGGKESLKNYFVSDEKHSMIQSELKQNILFSNHNLVADGVFKECQLILCRNVLIYFNNNLQNKALELFYESLPVHGFLAIGKKESLRFSSVYENFKEIDREEKIYQKIR, encoded by the coding sequence ATGATAACTTTAAACGAATTAGACGAATTGCTCTACACAATAAAAAGACAATTTGATTATGACTTTAGTGATTACTCTAAAGCATCGATGCTTAGGAGAATAAATCGTTTTATGGCTATCAACAACATGAAAAATACTGTTGACTTAAAATTTGAACTCATCAACAATCCCTCTATTTTTCAGGATTTCATTAACGAAATTGTGGTTAATGTGAGTGAATTTTTCAGGGATCCCAGCTTTTTTAAATCCTTACAGCAAAAAGTTTTTCCGTATTTAGAAAGTTATCCTAAAATCAATATTTGGAGTGCCGGCTGTTCTTTTGGAGAAGAAACTTATTCGTTAAATATTCTTTTGAAAGAGAATAATCTGTATGCTAAAAGCAGAATTTATGCTACAGACATCAGTACTAATGCCATAGAACGTTCCCGAAAAGGAATTTACGATAACAGCAATTTTAAAGATTATGTTAAAAATTATTACGAATGCGGAGGCAAAGAATCCTTAAAAAACTATTTTGTTTCTGACGAAAAACATTCGATGATACAATCGGAATTGAAACAAAATATTCTATTTTCTAATCATAATTTAGTTGCCGATGGTGTTTTTAAAGAATGCCAGTTGATACTTTGTAGAAATGTATTGATTTATTTCAACAACAATCTACAAAACAAAGCGTTAGAGCTTTTTTACGAAAGTTTACCTGTTCATGGTTTTCTGGCTATTGGAAAAAAAGAATCCTTGCGTTTTAGTTCAGTATATGAAAACTTTAAGGAAATTGACCGCGAAGAAAAAATTTATCAAAAAATAAGATGA
- the secDF gene encoding protein translocase subunit SecDF yields MQNKGLIKFFAILFALVSIYQLTFTFVANNVKSEAKAFAGDNPDKELKYLDSISKESVLNLGFTEFTYDEVKNKQLNKGLDLEGGINVILQISIKDVLKGLSNNSKNPVFNKSLADATANLEGNKTYLNKFFEAFEANSKGSVKLASPDIFANRSLQGEGGVDFQMTDAQVQKVIKRKVDESIESAFKVLRERIDKFGVTQPNIQKLGETGRILVELPGAKDVDRIKKLLGGKAQLEFWETYKVEEIGNFLMAANEALKKTEIAKVEKKAVVKDSLSALLTDTKDSTETKKGNNPLFDKMLSQSGGGLGFYAPKDTAVINGYLKRADIKALLSPDQRYAKFVWGKATKLKDAKEKEVEAVELYALRGNRDNTPAMLGAVVTDAKDTFDQFGKPAVSMQMSPQGAKAWEELTGRAYTQKTNIAIVLDNVVYSAPGVSSGPISGGRSEITGSFDITETQDLANVLNAGKLPASADIIQSTVVGPSLGQASIDAGMLSSIVGFLLVCIWMVFYYGRAGWYANLALLLNLLFLFGIMASFGFVLTLPGIAGIVLTLGTAVDANIIIYERAKEELRDGKSLLEAVTSSYGWHGAMRSIIDANVTHVLTGAILFIFGTGPIKGFALTLLIGIVTSLFTSIFIARIFIDKNIVGKANLTFCTNITKNWFTNFNYDFIKIKKITYIFSSIVVIVSLVSIFFGNGLDQGVDFVGGRTFQVKFEKPVDAVVISEELSTAFGTPVEAKVLGDEDQLKITTKYKIKEDGIAVDKEVNEKLYAALAKYYPNTSYDKFINTFDGKKVGVLQASKVGASISEDIKTNSYWAVLGALAVIFLYLMISFRKWQYSLGAIAAVAHDVIFVLGIYSLCYKFMPFHMEMDQHFIAAILTVIGYSMNDTVIVFDRIREFILGKRKGSFEDIVNASINTTLSRTLNTSLTMILVLLTMFLFGGESIRGFIFAMLVGIIVGTYSSLFIATPVLVDTISREEKTTVEKQHEAA; encoded by the coding sequence ATGCAGAATAAAGGACTTATTAAATTTTTCGCAATTCTATTTGCATTGGTAAGTATTTACCAACTCACATTCACTTTTGTGGCCAATAATGTCAAAAGTGAAGCCAAGGCTTTTGCAGGAGATAATCCTGATAAAGAGTTAAAGTATTTAGATTCTATTAGTAAAGAAAGTGTGTTGAATCTTGGTTTTACTGAATTCACTTATGATGAAGTAAAAAATAAGCAACTTAATAAAGGTCTTGACTTAGAAGGAGGAATCAACGTGATTCTTCAAATTTCTATTAAAGATGTTTTAAAAGGATTATCTAATAATTCTAAAAATCCTGTATTTAATAAGTCATTAGCTGATGCAACTGCAAATTTAGAAGGAAATAAAACGTATTTAAATAAGTTTTTTGAAGCTTTTGAAGCTAATTCAAAAGGAAGCGTAAAATTAGCTTCGCCAGACATTTTTGCAAACAGATCTTTGCAAGGAGAAGGTGGTGTTGATTTTCAAATGACAGACGCTCAAGTTCAAAAAGTAATCAAAAGAAAAGTTGATGAATCAATCGAAAGTGCTTTTAAAGTGCTAAGAGAGCGTATCGACAAATTTGGTGTTACACAACCTAATATCCAAAAATTAGGAGAAACGGGAAGAATTCTTGTAGAACTTCCGGGGGCTAAAGATGTAGATAGGATTAAAAAATTATTAGGTGGAAAAGCACAACTTGAGTTTTGGGAAACTTATAAAGTTGAAGAAATTGGAAATTTCTTAATGGCTGCTAATGAGGCATTGAAAAAGACTGAAATTGCTAAAGTTGAGAAAAAAGCAGTAGTTAAGGATTCATTAAGCGCCTTATTGACCGATACTAAAGATTCAACAGAGACTAAAAAAGGAAATAATCCACTATTTGATAAGATGTTATCTCAAAGTGGAGGAGGTTTAGGTTTCTATGCTCCAAAAGATACTGCTGTAATCAATGGTTATTTAAAAAGAGCCGACATTAAAGCTTTGTTGTCTCCGGATCAACGTTATGCTAAATTTGTTTGGGGAAAAGCTACTAAATTAAAAGATGCTAAAGAAAAAGAAGTAGAAGCAGTTGAGCTGTATGCTTTAAGAGGAAACAGAGACAATACTCCAGCTATGCTTGGTGCTGTGGTTACTGATGCAAAAGATACTTTTGACCAATTCGGTAAACCGGCAGTTTCTATGCAAATGAGTCCGCAAGGAGCTAAAGCTTGGGAAGAATTAACAGGTAGAGCTTATACTCAAAAAACTAATATTGCCATTGTTTTGGATAACGTGGTATATTCTGCACCGGGAGTTTCCAGTGGTCCTATTTCAGGTGGAAGATCTGAAATTACAGGTTCATTTGATATTACTGAAACTCAGGATTTAGCCAATGTATTAAATGCTGGTAAATTACCTGCTTCTGCTGATATTATTCAGTCAACAGTTGTAGGACCATCCTTAGGACAGGCTTCTATTGATGCTGGTATGCTGTCTTCAATTGTTGGATTCTTATTGGTGTGTATATGGATGGTGTTCTATTATGGCAGAGCAGGTTGGTATGCAAACCTTGCTTTATTATTGAACTTATTGTTCTTATTCGGAATTATGGCAAGTTTTGGTTTTGTATTAACATTACCGGGAATTGCAGGTATTGTATTAACATTGGGTACTGCTGTTGATGCTAACATTATTATCTATGAAAGAGCAAAAGAAGAATTGCGTGATGGTAAATCTTTACTGGAAGCAGTAACTTCATCTTACGGATGGCACGGAGCAATGCGTTCTATTATTGATGCTAATGTTACACACGTTTTGACTGGAGCGATTTTGTTTATTTTTGGAACAGGACCAATCAAAGGTTTTGCTTTAACATTACTTATTGGTATTGTAACATCTTTGTTTACGTCTATTTTTATTGCCCGAATTTTTATTGATAAAAATATTGTTGGAAAGGCTAATTTAACTTTCTGTACAAATATTACTAAAAATTGGTTTACTAATTTTAACTATGATTTTATCAAGATTAAGAAAATCACTTATATCTTCTCTTCAATTGTAGTAATTGTGAGTTTGGTTTCCATTTTCTTCGGTAACGGATTGGATCAGGGGGTTGACTTTGTAGGGGGAAGAACTTTTCAGGTTAAATTTGAAAAACCAGTAGATGCAGTTGTGATTTCAGAAGAATTATCTACAGCTTTTGGAACTCCGGTAGAAGCTAAGGTTTTAGGAGATGAAGATCAGTTGAAAATTACAACTAAATACAAAATCAAAGAAGATGGTATTGCTGTTGATAAGGAAGTAAATGAGAAGTTATATGCCGCTTTAGCTAAGTATTATCCAAATACTTCTTATGATAAATTTATCAACACTTTTGATGGTAAAAAAGTAGGAGTTTTACAAGCGTCTAAAGTTGGAGCTTCAATCTCTGAAGATATTAAAACAAATTCTTACTGGGCGGTATTAGGAGCATTAGCTGTTATTTTCTTATACTTAATGATTTCATTCCGTAAATGGCAATATTCATTAGGTGCTATTGCTGCTGTAGCGCATGACGTAATCTTTGTATTAGGAATTTACTCTTTATGTTATAAATTTATGCCTTTCCACATGGAAATGGATCAGCACTTCATAGCGGCTATTTTGACTGTTATTGGTTATTCGATGAATGATACAGTAATTGTATTTGATAGAATTAGAGAGTTTATACTAGGAAAACGTAAAGGAAGTTTTGAAGATATTGTAAATGCTTCTATTAATACTACTTTGTCAAGAACCTTAAATACTTCATTGACGATGATTCTGGTATTATTGACAATGTTTCTTTTTGGTGGTGAATCTATCAGAGGATTTATTTTTGCAATGCTTGTAGGTATTATTGTAGGAACTTATTCTTCATTGTTCATTGCTACTCCGGTACTAGTGGATACTATTTCCAGAGAAGAGAAAACTACTGTTGAAAAGCAACACGAAGCAGCCTAA